One genomic segment of Paenibacillus sp. FSL H8-0332 includes these proteins:
- a CDS encoding ABC transporter permease produces MNIWIIMGFELRRQLRSRTLLLNMFLLPLVLIFLLGASLSGVVGVQGADEIKPVRVAIVNNGGGGAEESAILTAFLETPEVKGLIIPVQTESRGAAESGLRTGKYAYGVIVPTDFDQEVQSGKKASLEFILGRSHDDNRVAGTAFDNLLMELNYKQAAAVTLGPQALTATSATASKPGVVLGDLNNGGKTYSAAQFYAASMLLMFLMYSGLTVTASLFNDKENHTLFRIHSMPVKDSHLFIGKMLGVGLVSILQCLTIILMTDWLFGVYWGNRPGLLLLFCLLMIAASMTLGVLICLFSRTSATATNIISVLTVVMTFVSGGMAPLPDSWVNSAGAFTLNHWVQQAVIRMMLHSGLEQLLPNLWVMCFISAALFAAVIVSYRKVGYRG; encoded by the coding sequence GTGAATATCTGGATCATTATGGGGTTTGAGCTGCGCAGACAGCTCCGTTCACGCACATTGCTGCTTAATATGTTCCTGCTGCCGCTGGTACTGATCTTCCTCTTGGGTGCTTCGCTCTCCGGGGTGGTCGGGGTACAGGGGGCAGATGAGATCAAGCCTGTACGTGTAGCTATTGTGAATAACGGAGGCGGAGGGGCAGAGGAATCTGCTATCCTTACGGCCTTTCTGGAGACGCCTGAGGTGAAGGGACTTATTATTCCTGTCCAGACGGAGAGCCGTGGAGCGGCAGAGAGCGGGCTGCGTACCGGTAAATATGCCTATGGGGTGATTGTTCCTACGGACTTTGACCAGGAGGTGCAGAGCGGTAAGAAGGCGAGCCTGGAGTTCATTCTGGGCAGGAGCCATGATGATAACCGGGTGGCCGGAACCGCCTTCGACAATCTGCTGATGGAGCTGAATTATAAGCAGGCGGCAGCCGTTACCCTTGGACCACAGGCTCTTACAGCGACTTCGGCAACTGCCAGTAAGCCGGGGGTGGTGCTGGGAGATCTGAACAATGGCGGAAAGACCTACTCGGCGGCCCAGTTCTATGCGGCGTCCATGCTGCTGATGTTCCTGATGTACAGCGGGTTGACCGTGACAGCCTCGCTTTTTAACGATAAGGAGAACCATACGCTGTTCAGAATCCATTCCATGCCGGTAAAAGACAGTCATCTGTTCATCGGCAAAATGCTCGGCGTAGGTCTGGTCAGCATCCTGCAATGTCTCACGATTATTCTGATGACTGACTGGCTGTTCGGCGTCTACTGGGGCAACCGCCCGGGACTGCTGCTGCTGTTCTGTCTGCTGATGATTGCCGCCTCAATGACGCTGGGCGTACTGATCTGCCTCTTCAGCCGGACCTCGGCGACTGCTACGAATATCATTAGTGTCCTGACTGTAGTAATGACCTTCGTCAGCGGCGGGATGGCGCCGCTTCCTGATTCATGGGTGAACAGTGCAGGTGCATTCACGCTTAACCATTGGGTGCAGCAGGCAGTCATCCGGATGATGCTGCATTCCGGTCTGGAGCAGCTTTTGCCGAATCTGTGGGTGATGTGCTTCATCAGCGCGGCATTGTTCGCAGCAGTGATTGTCTCATACCGGAAGGTGGGTTACCGTGGATAA
- a CDS encoding L-rhamnose mutarotase, with the protein MGSNKLAWTWKVKEEYLEEYVQMHLDPWPEILEEHSKAGIRNYSIFQNGNQFFYCFECDDTEAAFAYIAGSEACNRWNAITSKMVEGSFDFNDAVPMVPLREVFYLK; encoded by the coding sequence ATGGGCAGCAACAAGCTGGCTTGGACCTGGAAGGTGAAAGAGGAATACTTAGAGGAATACGTACAGATGCATCTGGACCCGTGGCCGGAGATTCTGGAGGAGCACAGCAAAGCGGGCATCCGCAACTATTCGATTTTTCAGAACGGCAACCAGTTCTTCTATTGCTTTGAATGTGATGATACGGAAGCTGCGTTCGCCTACATCGCCGGGAGTGAGGCCTGCAACCGCTGGAATGCCATCACCTCGAAGATGGTCGAAGGCTCCTTTGATTTCAACGATGCGGTTCCGATGGTGCCGCTGCGTGAAGTCTTTTATCTGAAGTAG
- a CDS encoding ABC-2 family transporter protein, translated as MKISQMLYLYRRLYVQQLKAILEYNKDFYILMCSAALTQVLGFVFLWVIYDRIPDIQGWQFWEVTFMYAMIFLTEGAGSLFFEGSWRLGRLVNTGELDRYLLRPVPVVLQVFCTGIGINGLGNLLIGGVIIWQSLVHSPIHWTAGKAIILMLLFVTAVIIRVSINLMGNSAAFWIRNAGNAFPLMVHNLSDLAKYPITLFPQAIRIFISTVLPYAFISFYPATYIFGKSGWSGWWLLAPVAAIGSAAAAYGVFRYGLSRYESTGN; from the coding sequence ATGAAAATATCGCAAATGCTCTATCTCTATAGAAGGCTGTATGTGCAGCAGCTTAAGGCGATTCTGGAGTATAACAAAGACTTTTACATCCTGATGTGCTCGGCGGCATTGACGCAGGTGCTGGGATTTGTATTCCTGTGGGTGATCTATGACCGGATTCCGGATATTCAGGGCTGGCAGTTCTGGGAGGTTACCTTCATGTACGCTATGATCTTCCTGACAGAGGGGGCGGGTTCGCTGTTCTTCGAGGGCAGCTGGCGGCTGGGCAGGCTGGTTAACACGGGTGAACTGGACCGTTATCTGCTGCGGCCAGTGCCGGTGGTTCTTCAGGTGTTCTGCACGGGGATTGGGATTAACGGTCTCGGCAATCTGCTCATCGGCGGGGTGATTATCTGGCAGTCGCTTGTGCACAGCCCTATCCACTGGACAGCGGGTAAGGCCATCATTCTAATGCTGCTGTTCGTCACGGCGGTTATCATCCGGGTATCTATTAATCTCATGGGTAACTCGGCGGCCTTCTGGATTCGCAATGCCGGGAATGCATTCCCGCTGATGGTGCACAATCTGTCCGATCTGGCCAAATATCCGATTACCCTGTTTCCGCAGGCGATCCGCATCTTCATTTCTACGGTGCTGCCCTATGCGTTCATCAGCTTCTACCCGGCAACCTATATCTTCGGCAAAAGCGGCTGGTCCGGCTGGTGGCTCCTCGCCCCTGTCGCGGCTATCGGAAGCGCGGCTGCGGCTTACGGGGTCTTCCGGTACGGGCTGTCCCGGTATGAGAGTACCGGGAACTGA
- a CDS encoding ABC transporter ATP-binding protein — MALAVLSDVVKRYDGKLIVDHVNFNIQEGEIFGLLGPNGAGKSTTISMICGLLQADSGDIIIDGLSVRERPLEVKKRIGLVPQELALYENMTATDNVSFFGRLYGLRGQLLKERTQEALEFTGLSDRAKDKPSTFSGGMKRRLNIACAIMHRPRLIIMDEPTVGIDPQSRNHILESVKALNKMGSSVIYTSHYMEEVAAICDRVAIMDQGHIIACGTENELRERVAHEEKIVVKAAGITPALVNELGQHPRINRVEAVQDAIELYLPSSQSALQDILFIFSKHEGVIASLNIEEPDLETLFLSLTGRTLRD; from the coding sequence ATGGCACTAGCAGTACTGAGCGATGTTGTGAAGAGATATGACGGTAAGCTGATTGTGGATCACGTGAATTTCAATATACAGGAGGGTGAGATTTTCGGCCTGCTGGGCCCGAACGGTGCCGGGAAAAGCACGACCATCAGCATGATCTGCGGGCTGCTTCAAGCCGACAGCGGCGATATTATCATCGACGGGCTATCCGTAAGGGAGCGGCCGCTTGAGGTGAAGAAGCGAATCGGGCTTGTGCCCCAGGAGCTGGCGTTATACGAGAATATGACGGCAACCGATAATGTGAGCTTTTTCGGCAGACTCTATGGGCTGCGCGGACAACTGCTGAAGGAGCGGACCCAAGAAGCGCTGGAGTTCACCGGCCTAAGCGACCGGGCGAAGGATAAACCGTCCACCTTCTCGGGAGGGATGAAAAGACGGCTGAATATCGCCTGTGCCATCATGCACCGGCCGCGCCTGATTATCATGGATGAACCCACAGTCGGCATTGATCCGCAGTCACGCAATCATATTCTGGAATCCGTGAAGGCTTTGAATAAGATGGGGTCGTCGGTGATCTACACCAGTCATTATATGGAGGAGGTCGCTGCGATCTGTGACCGGGTCGCCATTATGGACCAGGGGCATATTATTGCCTGCGGTACGGAGAACGAGCTGCGCGAACGGGTGGCCCACGAGGAGAAAATCGTTGTGAAGGCAGCGGGCATCACCCCTGCCTTAGTGAACGAGCTGGGGCAGCATCCCCGGATCAACCGGGTAGAAGCTGTGCAGGATGCGATAGAGCTGTATCTTCCCTCCTCGCAAAGTGCGCTCCAGGATATTCTGTTTATTTTCTCCAAGCACGAAGGGGTCATTGCCTCCTTGAATATTGAAGAGCCGGATCTGGAGACCTTGTTCCTTAGTCTGACCGGCCGGACCTTGCGGGACTAG
- a CDS encoding ABC transporter permease, translating to MDKILIIAWNMIRRSIGTFRGLMVFILLPGVVVAAIISLTGGMGEGPATVLYANSDTGAAGRHLITELEQAGEYKFEPRRDEAALKEATIKQEGTVGVFIPAGYTAALMAGDPLQISIYELRASESSIMMKLKITATAAQIAEAARTVAAASGGTGDMQAQLAAVLKQSEQHNVGSTRTDYDLYPRQTLGVVTGMTLMFLMALVTSSVSQITDDRRGRTMMRMFSAPVRSYEIALGNFLGSFLVGMIQILIVLVLGKWVLRYDYEMPLFLYFLVLAAFMLVSMGIASTVAGLIRNPRNAGMLNSLILTPTCMLGGCFWPISIMPEYMQKLANFTPQKWAIQAVDIAATGGGWNELWLPFAILGLMAAVLLAIGSAILRPNEAGIST from the coding sequence GTGGATAAAATATTAATTATTGCCTGGAATATGATTAGACGAAGCATTGGCACCTTCAGGGGGCTTATGGTATTCATTCTGCTTCCCGGCGTAGTGGTGGCAGCGATTATCTCGCTTACCGGAGGGATGGGGGAGGGGCCGGCAACTGTGCTATATGCCAACTCGGATACGGGGGCAGCCGGCAGACATTTGATTACGGAGCTGGAGCAGGCCGGAGAATATAAGTTCGAGCCGCGCAGAGATGAGGCCGCTTTGAAGGAAGCGACAATTAAGCAGGAGGGAACGGTGGGGGTGTTCATTCCTGCCGGATACACTGCCGCCTTAATGGCGGGGGACCCGCTGCAGATCAGCATCTATGAGCTTCGGGCAAGTGAAAGCTCGATCATGATGAAGCTGAAGATCACCGCCACTGCCGCGCAAATTGCCGAAGCAGCACGTACCGTTGCTGCCGCCAGCGGAGGAACAGGCGATATGCAGGCGCAGCTCGCTGCTGTACTGAAGCAGTCGGAGCAGCACAACGTGGGCAGCACCCGCACCGATTATGATCTCTATCCGCGGCAGACGCTGGGTGTGGTTACAGGGATGACGCTGATGTTCCTGATGGCACTGGTGACCAGCTCCGTCTCCCAGATCACGGATGACCGCAGAGGACGTACCATGATGCGCATGTTCAGCGCTCCGGTCCGGTCTTATGAAATTGCGCTTGGCAACTTCCTGGGCAGCTTTCTTGTAGGAATGATTCAGATCCTTATCGTGCTGGTGCTGGGCAAATGGGTGCTCCGCTACGATTATGAGATGCCGCTCTTTCTCTATTTTCTGGTTCTGGCGGCCTTCATGCTGGTGTCGATGGGCATCGCCAGCACCGTTGCAGGCCTGATCCGCAATCCGCGTAATGCGGGGATGCTGAATTCGCTGATCCTTACACCGACCTGCATGCTGGGCGGCTGCTTCTGGCCCATCTCCATCATGCCGGAATATATGCAGAAGCTGGCCAACTTTACACCGCAGAAATGGGCGATACAGGCGGTGGACATTGCCGCAACCGGCGGCGGCTGGAATGAGCTGTGGCTGCCGTTTGCGATCCTGGGCCTGATGGCTGCCGTTCTGCTGGCGATTGGTTCTGCCATTCTCCGTCCGAATGAAGCGGGAATCAGCACCTGA